In one window of Aphidius gifuensis isolate YNYX2018 linkage group LG4, ASM1490517v1, whole genome shotgun sequence DNA:
- the LOC122853988 gene encoding myb-like protein P, which translates to TTGHNKEQQNIISDNDISIDNQPSGLQEQQQRIANRTHDCEGANCICQRYENGEIAVIVRNRNLLINNDNNYQQNIRQHNRIYQNNRQANLNPNYQNPIDIVRNFNRTRRLHEPEENIYERLDNFDEADRDVVDRNLQIKQQQQQQQQQQQQQHQPQNNGDHTYERVDNRPWIRGNNNSRNNHPNNYQSATSSASAALLTFERNRDIYMTSQACLGRFNNLSRNCFSTDNVALNQLGNNCMCQFCTRLPFLRYHICQQCNGFGNTNNISGRHYIYQVARNCRCSYCRGEYFYGRLPINRLVDTLRQCQCRNTNNCHCRRLITSSNSAIYVGRIDRIALSQSVNNPLYANPTIYVGRFERNNSNQDDSVNEQNQEPSNSSSSSASSSPPSSQAGNSSIEQPQPSTSGEQRILNQAGTSNVAVCTINNTTERQHVCDDSCIRNHPGICRFIERSERPECQARGIPYHWWFVNRWLPLWGSQDRNTESSVQQKVEEPREPQGSDSDDLFDQGKYINKKLDMSLGNFSLPFQLATPSPYLYTPNDPLRLRLNAVVPSSVNFQDERRYQNEPYIPPAAYQQQKNNQQSNQQKYYKQNYQSQNQQQHNYDTRNVDKQNNQYVEYQQNYQTTQTKSSDISLLQQEILQPPPLPSSSSSSIENTNYQENQNSRIIQNQQLPLNENENSYPERPEGFTRVNGGSFGNSNAKTSVHAVLDYDDDGDDNVDDYYDENIPHDARVTPIQGPIYLKNGSVPVVPLYSYPQLQNGSFVQIPILWTALSVALGAELRGDLVRGTPCIKKNHQLFCPTAGNKYPTDRIEQFIDENKALMKRMYGDFEMNGEYGPETSSSPRRRKKRSDDLPDGGPNFKDQSQSRPRVIQGGDSYFDKIRNPRQSFTNNRSSDSGRIDACESKIEIVTPYWASNSAGKIRAIVNTQHFEQAIHQEVCSKTQTNRCIGDCGCEQKYKWHRLLAYDPDNDCKGIFMDWFLFPSCCVCRCDPRGKFPGTTTSTNTNQRG; encoded by the exons ACCACTGGGCATAATAAagaacaacaaaatattatatcagataatgatatatcaattgataatcaGCCCAGTGGTTtacaagaacaacaacaacgtaTTGCCAATCGTACACATGATTGTGAAGGTGCTAATTGTATTTGTCAACGTTATGAAAATGGTGAAATTGCTGTTATTGTACGTAatcgtaatttattaataaataatgataataattatcaacaaaatatacgTCAACATAATagaatatatcaaaataatagacAAGCAAATTTAAATCCAAATTATCAAAATCCAATTGATATTGTTAGAAATTTTAATCGTACACGTCGTTTACATGAAccagaagaaaatatttatgaaagattagataattttgatgaagcTGATCGTGATGTTGTTGAtagaaatttacaaattaaacaacaacaacaacaacaacaacaacaacaacaacaacagcatcaacCACAAAATAATGGTGATCATACTTATGAAAGAGTTGATAATCGTCCATGGATACgtggtaataataattcacgtaATAATCAtcctaataattatcaatcagcaacatcatcagcatcagcagcattattaacatttgaaAGAAATCGTGATATTTACATGACAAGTCAAGCATGTCTTGgtcgttttaataatttatcacgtaattgtttttcaacaGATAATGTTGCATTAAATCAACTTGGAAATAATTGTATGTGTCAATTTTGTACAAGATTACCATTTTTACGTTATCATATATGTCAACAGTGTAATGGTTTTggtaatacaaataatatatctggtagacattatatttatcaagtagCACGTAATTGTCGTTGTTCTTATTGTCGTGgtgaatatttttatggtAGATTACCAATAAATAGACTTGTTGATACATTACGTCAATGTCAATGtagaaatacaaataattgtcATTGTCGTAGATTaataacatcatcaaattCAGCAATATATGTTGGTAGAATTGATAGAATTGCATTATCACAATCTGTTAATAATCCATTGTATGCTAATCCAACAATTTACGTTGGAAGATTTGAAAGAAATAATAGTAATCAAGATGATTCTGTAAATGAACAAAATCAAGAGCcatcaaattcatcatcatcatctgcttcatcatcaccaccttCATCACAAGCTGGTAATTCATCAATTGAACAGCCACAACCAAGTACATCTGGTGAACAGAGAATTTTAAATCAAGCTGGAACATCAAATGTTGCTGTttgtacaattaataatacaactgAAAGACAACATGTTTGTGATGATTCATGTATTAGAAATCATCCAGGTATTTGTAGATTTATTGAAAGATCAGAAAGACCAGAATGTCAAGCACGTGGTATACCATATCATTGGTGGTTTGTCAATCGTTGGTTACCACTTTGGGGATCACAAGATAGAAATACTGAATCATCAGTACAACAAAAAGTTGAAGAACCAAGAGAACCACAAGGAAGTGACAGTGATGATCTT tttgatcaaggaaaatatataaataaaaagctagaTATGTCACTGGGTAATTTTAGTTTGCCTTTTCAATTGGCAACACCATCGCCTTATCTTTACACACCCAATGATCCGTTACGTTTACGTTTGAATGCTGTTGTTCCATCATctgtaaattttcaagatgAACGTCGTTATCAAAATGAGCCATATATACCACCAGCTgcttatcaacaacaaaaaaataatcaacaaagcaatcaacaaaaatattataaacaaaattatcaatcacaaaatcaacaacaacataatTATGATACAAGAAATgtagataaacaaaataatcaatatgttgagtatcaacaaaattatcaaacaacACAAACTAAAAGTTCAGATATTAGTTTATTGCAACAAGAAATTCTTCAGCCACCACCACTaccatcttcatcatcatcatcaattgaaaatacaaattatcaagaaaatcaaaattctagaataattcaaaatcaacaattgccattaaatgaaaatgaaaattcttatCCTGAAAGACCAGAAGG ATTTACGAGGGTTAATGGTGGATCATTTGGTAATTCAAATGCTAAAACATCAGTACATGCTGTATTGGATTATGATGACGatggtgatgataatgttgatgattaCTATGACGAAAATATACCACATGATGCAAGAGTAACACCAATTCAAGGAccaatttatctaaaaaatggATCAGTACCTGTTGTTCCACTCTACTCATATCCACAATTACAAAATGGTTCTTTTGTACAAATACCg ataTTATGGACAGCATTGTCAGTAGCACTTGGAGCTGAATTAAGAGGTGATTTAGTACGTGGTACAccgtgtataaaaaaaaatcatcaattattttgtcCAACTGCTGGAAATAAATATCCCac agaTCGAATTGaacaatttattgatgaaaataaagcaCTGATGAAAAGAATGTATGGTGATTTCGAAATGAATGGAGAATATGGTCCTGAAACAAGTTCCTCACCTcgtagaagaaaaaaaagatcagATGATTTGCCAGATGGAGGTCCAAATTTCAAGGATCAAAGTCAATCAAGACCTCGTGTTATTCAGGGTGGTGATTCATATTTCGATAAAATTAGAAATCCACGACaatcatttacaaataatCGCAGTAGTGATAGTGGCAG aATTGATGCTTGTgaatcaaaaattgaaatagtAACACCATATTGGGCAAGTAACAGTGCTGGTAAAATACGAGCAATTGTAAATACCCAACATTTTGAACAAGCAATTCATCAAGAAGTTTGTTC aaaaacacAAACAAATCGTTGTATTGGTGATTGTGGATgtgaacaaaaatataaatggcaCAGATTACTTGCATATGATCCTGATAATGATTGCAAAGGTATATTTATGGACTGGTTTTTATTTCCTTCATGTTGTGTTTGTCGTTGTGATCCTCGTGGTAAATTTCCTGGCACAACGACCAGTACAAATACCAATCAACGAGgataa
- the LOC122855314 gene encoding ring canal kelch homolog: MDPSSGQNQIQPVNSNSESDNVGSCLLLRYASQNSLDESSQKHIPRENGKDKPPYRNHHHTNRAFDMINAMRKQNLLCDVILEADDGSDVQAHKMVLAACSPYFYAMFTSFEERDQQRIKLQGVDHAALELLVDYVYTAEVQVTEENVQVLLPAANLLQLTDVRDACCDFLQAQLHPSNCLGIRAFADLHGCLELLGHADSYIEQHFSEVVESEEFLTLTPQQVAKLICSDRLTVPTEEKVFESVISWVHADLDKRQNVLSQLMEHVRLPLLSQEYLVQRVEEEPLLKENLQCKDYLIEALKYHLLKGEQKTLFKTPRTKPRQPRGLPKVLLVVGGQAPKAIRSVECYDFKEEKWYQVSELPTRRCRAGLSVLGGRIYAVGGFNGSLRVRTVDVYDGNADQWSGCAGMEARRSTLGVAVLGNCIYAVGGFDGTTGLNSAEVYDPRTHEWRMISSMFTRRSSVGVGVVKGLLYAVGGYDGLSRQCLSSVECYCPEKDQWKLVAEMSARRSGAGVGVLDGILYAVGGHDGPLVRKSVEAYNPETNQWTSIADMTLCRRNAGVVTFNSMIYVVGGDDGTSNLSSVEFYSPRTNTWTTLPNTMSIGRSYAGVAIIDKPQIPTTTM; encoded by the exons ATGGATCCATCATCTGGACAAAATCAAATTCAACCAGTTAATAGTAACAGTGAGAGTGACAATGTTGGAAG ttgttTGTTGCTTCGTTATGCAAGTCAAAATTCTCTTGATGAAAGTTCACAAAAACATATACCAAGAGAAAATGGCAAGGACAAGCCACCATATagaaatcatcatcatacaaATCGTGCATTTGATATGATAAATGCAATGAGAAA acaaaatttattatgtgatGTGATATTGGAAGCTGATGATGGTTCAGATGTACAAGCTCATAAAATGGTACTTGCTGCATGTAGTCCATATTTTTATGCAATGTTTACAAGTTTTGAAGAACGTGATCAACAACGTATTAAATTACAAGGTGTTGATCATGCTGCCCTTGAATTACTTGTTGATTATGTTTATACGGCTGAGGTACAAGTTACTGAAGAAAATGTACAAGTTTTATTACCAGCTGCAAATCTTCTTCAATTGACTGATGTACGTGATGCTTGTTGTGATTTTTTACAAGCACAATTACATCCATCAAATTGTTTGGGTATACGTGCATTTGCTGATCTTCATGGTTGTCTTGAATTACTTGGTCATGCTGACAGTTATATTGAACAACATTTTTC TGAAGTTGTTGAGAGTGAAGAATTTTTAACTCTAACACCTCAACAAGTTGCAAAATTAATATGTAGTGATCGTTTAACTGTACCAACTGAAGAAAAAGTTTTTGAAAGTGTTATATCATGGGTACATGCTGATCTTGATAAACGACAAAATGTATTATCACAATTAATGGAACATGTTAGATTACCATTATTATCACAAGAATATCTTGTACAACGTGTTGAAGAAGAACCattgttaaaagaaaatttacaatgtaaagATTATCTTATTGAggcattaaaatatcatttattaaaaggtgaacaaaaaacattatttaaaacaccAAGAACAAAACCAAGACAACCACGTGGATTACCAAAAGTTTTACTTGTTGTTGGTGGACAAGCACCAAAAGCCATACGTAGTGTTGAATGTTATGAttttaaagaagaaaaatggTATCAAGTATCAGAATTACCAACAAGACGTTGTCGTGCTGGTTTATCAGTACTTGGTGGACGTATTTATGCTGTTGGTGGTTTTAATGGATCATTACGA GTAAGAACAGTTGATGTTTATGATGGTAATGCTGATCAATGGTCAGGATGTGCTGGAATGGAAGCACGACGTTCAACACTTGGTGTTGCTGTACTTGGTAATTGTATATATGCTGTTGGTGGTTTTGATGGTACAACTGGTTTAAATTCAGCTGAAGTATATGATCCACGTACTCATGAATGGCGTATGATATCATCAATGTTTACACGTCGTTCAagtgttggtgttggtgttgttaAAGGTCTATTATATGCTGTTGGTGGTTATGATGGTTTATCACGTCAATGTTTATCAAGTGTTGAATGTTATTGTCCTGAAAAAGATCAATGGAAACTTGTTGCTGAAATGTCAGCACGTAGAAGTGGTGCTGGTGTTGGTGTACTTGATGGTATATTATATGCTGTTGGTGGTCATGATGGACCATTAGTACGTAAAAGTGTTGAAGCATATAATCCAGAAACAAATCAATGGACATCAATTGCTGATATGACACTTTGTCGTAGAAATGCTGGTGTTGTTACATTTAATTCAATGATATATGTtgttggtggtgatgatggtacatcaaatttatcatctgttgaattttattcacCACGTACAAATACATGGACAACATTACCAAATACAATGAGTATTGGACGTAGTTATGCTGGTGTTGCTATTATTGATAAACCACAaataccaacaacaacaatgtgA
- the LOC122855315 gene encoding 4-coumarate--CoA ligase-like codes for MLRQLISWRVQHLSTNKNLKALINISVNNYHQHTNQTCIIDEKKIYHSCRGELQGFIENMSLHEYVWKDVNKWWNKTAVICSATERSYTYEELRKLSGRFATSLRKLNIKSGESIAVVLPNIPEYIIILMGASEAGIPITFINPAYNSKEIAHQLVTSRAVVVVTVPDKYSNVADSIKEKSLIRYPIIVIEDGSGQAPPGTINLKDLVDDSVVEFEKTGEKINIDTANDTVVLPFSSGTTGLPKAIELTHKNIVSNVCQSNQTAGSTKIYEPALGDYQEIVPMMLPAYHIYALTNVITNALCHGGKLIAMPKPFTSNDLFDIFNKHRVTSFLLVPPILQLMTYDKRFTKKHIGNDMKITCGAAIVDNEVMTKFQDKFGDTNPFCQGYGMTEMSPVISFSVKSSPLGSVGHLVAGTSARIVGTCGDNYQKNLDINECGEIVVKGPQVMKGYLNNPKATEEIMDGEWLKTGDVGRFDKDGNLWITGRLKELIKVKGFQVAPAELETILHEHEKILDVAVIGVPHERYGEIPKAFVVAKKNVQIKEDDIKNYVAERVVDYKQLGHVVFVNEIPKSPIGKILRKKLYEM; via the exons atgcttcGACAATTAATCAGCTGGCGAGTTCAgcatttatcaacaaataaaaatttaaaagcacttattaatatttctgttaataattatcatcaacatacAAATCAAACAtgtattattgatgaaaaaaaaatttatcattcatgTCGAGGAGAGTTACAGGGTTTTATTGAAAACATGAGTCTTCATGAATACGTTTGGAAGGATGTCAACAAGTGGTGGAATAAAACAGCAGTT attTGTTCAGCAACCGAGAGAAGTTATACTTATGAGGAATTGAGAAAACTCAGTGGAAGATTTGCCACGTCATTgagaaaattgaatataaaatctGGGGAAAGTATTGCTGTTGTTTTACCAAATATACcagaatatataattattttgatgggTGCTAGTGAAGCAGGAATTCCa ataacatttataaatccTGCATACAATAGCAAAGAAATTGCTCATCAATTAGTTACTTCAAGGGCTGTGGTTGTTGTAACAGTGCcagataaatattcaaatgttGCTGATAgtatcaaagaaaaaagcCTAATACGATATccaataattgttattgagGATGGAAGTGGCCAAGCACCACCTGGTACAATCAATTTGAAAGATCTTGTTGATGATAGTGttgttgaatttgaaaaaactggtgaaaaaattaatattgatactgCAAATGATACAGTTGTTTTGCCTTTTAGTAGTGGTACAACTGGACTGCCAAAAGCAATTGAGCTTACACACAA AAATATCGTGAGTAATGTGTGTCAATCAAATCAAACTGCAGGCAGTACTAAAATCTATGAGCCTGCTCTTGGTGATTATCAAGAAATTGTTCCAATGATGTTGCCAGCATATCATATCTATGCCTTGACAAATGTCATCACTAACGCTCTTTg tcatGGAGGAAAATTGATAGCTATGCCAAAACCATTTACATCAAATGAtctatttgatattttcaataaacataGAGTGACATCTTTTCTTCTTGTTCCACCAATACTTCAGCTCATGACATATGACAAgagatttacaaaaaaacatattgGGAATGATATGAAAATTACATGTGGAGCAGCAATTGTGGATAACGAAGTCATGACGaaatttcaagataaatttgGAGACACTAACCCATTTTGTCAAgg atatggTATGACTGAAATGTCACCAGTAATTTCTTTTAGTGTTAAATCAAGTCCATTGGGATCAGTAGGACATTTAGTAGCAGGAACAAGTGCAAGAATTGTTGGTACATGTGgagataattatcaaaaaaatttagacatCAATGAATGTGGTGAAATTGTTGTAAAAGGCCCTCAGGTAATGAAAGGCTATTTGAATAATCCAAAAGCCACTGAGGAAATCATGGATGGAGAATGGCTAAAAACTGGAGACGTAGGTCGTTTCGATAAAGATGGAAATTTATGGATTACTGGGCGTCTCAAAGAACTCATCAAGGTCAAAGGTTTCCAAGTAGCTCCAGCAGAACTTGAAACAATATTGCatgaacatgaaaaaattttagacgTTGCAGTTATTGGTGTTCCTCATGAACGTTATGGAGAAATTCCAAAAGCATTTgttgttgctaaaaaaaatgtacaaattaaagaagatgatattaaaaattacgtTGCAGAAAGAGTTGTTGATTACAAACAATTGGgacatgttgtttttgttaatgAAATTCCAAAAAGTCCAATTGGTAAAATTTTACGTAAAAAACTATATGAAatgtaa
- the LOC122855316 gene encoding 4-coumarate--CoA ligase 1-like codes for MSLHEYVWKDVNKWWNKTAVICSATERSYTYGELRKLSGRFATSLRKLNIKSGESIAVVLPNIPEYIIILMGASEAGIPITFINPAYNSKEIAHQLVTSRAVVVVTVPDKYSNVADSIKEKSLIRYPMIVVEDGSGQAPAGTINLKDLVDDRVVEFEKTGEKIIIDAANDTVFLPFSSGTTGLPKAIQLTHQNIVSNLCQSNQTADTAKIEPALGDYQEIVPMMLPAYHIYALTNVITNALCHGVKLIAMPKPFTSNDLFDVFNKHKVTSFILVPPILQLMTYDKRFTKKHIGNNMKIGCGAATANTEVMTKFQDKFGDNNKFCQGYGMTETSPVISFGFKSSPWGSVGHLVAGTSARIVGTCGDNYQKNLDINECGEIVVKGPQVMKGYLNNPKATEEIMDGEWLKTGDLGRFDKDGNLWITGRLKELIKVKGFQVAPAELETILHEHEKILDVAVIGVPHERYGEIPKAFVVAKKNVQIKEDDIKNYVAERVVDYKQLGHVVFVNEIPKSPIGKILRKKLYEM; via the exons ATGAGTCTTCATGAATACGTTTGGAAGGATGTCAACAAGTGGTGGAATAAAACAGCAGTT atttgTTCAGCAACCGAGAGAAGTTACACTTATGGGGAATTGAGAAAACTCAGTGGAAGATTTGCCACGTCATTGAGAAAACTGAATATAAAATCTGGAGAAAGTATTGCTGTCGTTTTACCAAATATACcagaatatataattattttgatgggTGCTAGTGAAGCAGGAATTCCA ataacatttataaatccTGCATACAATAGCAAAGAAATTGCTCATCAATTAGTTACTTCAAGGGCTGTGGTTGTTGTAACAGTGCcagataaatattcaaatgttGCTGATAgtatcaaagaaaaaagcCTAATACGATATCCAATGATTGTTGTTGAGGATGGAAGTGGCCAAGCACCAGCTGGGACAATTAATTTGAAAGATCTTGTTGATGATCGTGttgttgaatttgaaaaaactggtgaaaaaattattattgatgctgCAAATGATACTGTTTTTTTGCCTTTTAGTAGTGGAACAACTGGACTGCCAAAAGCAATTCAACTTACACACca AAATATCGTGAGTAATTTGTGTCAATCAAATCAAACTGCAGACACTGCGAAAATCGAGCCTGCTCTTGGTGATTATCAAGAAATTGTTCCAATGATGCTGCCAGCATATCATATCTATGCCTTGACAAATGTCATCACTAACGCTCTTTG cCATGGTGTAAAGTTGATAGCTATGCCAAAACCATTTACATCAAATGATCTCTTTGATGTTTTCAATAAACATAAAGTGACATCTTTTATTCTTGTTCCACCAATACTTCAGCTCATGACATATGACAAgagatttacaaaaaaacatattggaaataatatgaaaattggaTGTGGAGCAGCAACAGCAAATACCGAAGTTATGACTaaatttcaagataaatttggggataataacaaattttgtcaagg ATATGGTATGACTGAAACATCACCAGTAATTTCTTTCGGCTTTAAATCAAGTCCATGGGGATCAGTAGGACATTTAGTGGCAGGAACAAGTGCAAGAATTGTTGGTACATGTGgagataattatcaaaaaaatttagacatCAATGAATGTGGTGAAATTGTTGTAAAAGGCCCTCAGGTAATGAAAGGCTACTTGAATAATCCAAAAGCCACTGAGGAAATCATGGATGGAGAATGGCTAAAAACTGGAGATTTAGGTCGTTTCGATAAAGATGGAAATTTATGGATTACTGGACGACTCAAAGAACTCATCAAGGTCAAAGGTTTCCAAGTAGCTCCAGCAGAACTTGAAACAATATTGCatgaacatgaaaaaattttagacgTTGCAGTTATTGGTGTTCCTCATGAACGTTATGGAGAAATTCCAAAAGCATTTgttgttgctaaaaaaaatgtacaaattaaagaagatgatattaaaaattacgtTGCAGAAAGAGTTGTTGATTACAAACAATTGGgacatgttgtttttgttaatgAAATTCCAAAAAGTCCAATTGGTAAAATTTTACGTAAAAAACTATATGAAatgtaa